A part of Leptospira yasudae genomic DNA contains:
- a CDS encoding TOBE domain-containing protein, protein MNQKLNSIFIIFFVVAIAAFPISAKKKTNSAPPKVSGYELVSNPSAAFGKTIHISGTVSEILYKGNSIRFVVYFSGKPVALDSDASNLISNVQVGSSVSVCGFYLKDRELKVNGTPTTMPFILVDAPDCR, encoded by the coding sequence ATGAACCAGAAATTAAATTCAATTTTTATAATATTCTTTGTAGTTGCGATTGCGGCGTTTCCGATTTCCGCAAAAAAGAAAACGAATTCCGCACCTCCGAAAGTGAGCGGTTACGAACTCGTTTCCAATCCGTCCGCGGCTTTCGGAAAAACGATTCATATCTCGGGAACCGTTTCGGAAATTTTATACAAGGGAAACTCGATCCGCTTTGTGGTTTATTTTTCCGGAAAACCGGTCGCACTGGACTCGGACGCTTCCAACCTCATTTCCAACGTTCAAGTGGGAAGCAGCGTTTCCGTTTGCGGATTTTATCTCAAAGACCGCGAACTGAAGGTGAACGGAACTCCTACAACGATGCCGTTCATTTTGGTGGACGCCCCGGATTGCAGATAA
- a CDS encoding periplasmic-type flagellar collar protein FlbB — protein sequence MASLSDKARATYLVLLIFFLLGIGFFVFDYFQIINASEIFPFLRKEPALVNQDNESPSELQKLEFAKAQERFAEELDELEKRKAELMNEKGRLEAEMEKLEEMRKGLIAKEKEMKSSDAEKNSRQKLVKVLADKVGNMPPESAVGMLVNWPDGDIIDVFIQMDKDAEEDGRQTITTYLLTLFPADRRAMITNKWLSRSGGIKTPDIPDDAVEANP from the coding sequence ATGGCATCGTTAAGCGACAAAGCAAGAGCTACCTATCTCGTCCTTCTCATCTTTTTCTTATTGGGAATCGGTTTTTTCGTATTTGATTACTTTCAGATCATCAACGCTTCGGAAATTTTTCCGTTTCTCCGCAAGGAACCCGCGCTCGTAAATCAGGACAACGAATCTCCTTCCGAACTTCAAAAACTCGAATTCGCAAAAGCGCAGGAACGTTTTGCGGAAGAACTCGACGAGTTGGAAAAAAGAAAAGCCGAGTTGATGAACGAAAAAGGCCGCCTCGAAGCGGAAATGGAAAAACTCGAGGAAATGCGCAAAGGTCTCATCGCAAAAGAGAAGGAGATGAAGTCCTCGGACGCGGAAAAGAACAGCCGTCAAAAACTCGTGAAGGTTCTCGCCGATAAGGTCGGAAACATGCCGCCCGAATCCGCGGTAGGAATGCTCGTAAACTGGCCGGACGGAGATATCATAGACGTTTTTATTCAGATGGACAAGGACGCAGAGGAAGACGGAAGACAGACGATCACGACCTATCTTTTGACCCTCTTCCCCGCGGATCGAAGAGCCATGATTACGAACAAATGGCTGAGCAGATCGGGCGGAATCAAAACTCCCGATATTCCCGACGACGCGGTAGAAGCCAACCCTTAA